In Magnetococcales bacterium, the following are encoded in one genomic region:
- a CDS encoding ParA family protein: protein MNVPVIAFFNNKGGVGTTSLVYHISWMMSELGLCVVAVDLDPQGTLSTAFLDENELESLWPENGNAATIFEAIRPIKEGDGDVAEPRLVRINRGLYLIPGDLALSSFEDDLSETWARCLGGDQRAFRITSAFWRVLRTGARQCAADVVLVDLGPNLGAINRSAMIASDYLVIPLAPDLFSLQGVCNLGSALRQWRGDWKKRLDEVKESTLDLPGGTPRPVGYIVMQRLVRLDRPVTSYDQWINRIPVDYRKFILGESNPEGVNVANDPHCFMSLKPYNSLMPMAQEVRKPVFHLKQADGALGAYIHAVHGAFADFEKLSREIANRVGISIP, encoded by the coding sequence ATGAATGTTCCGGTCATTGCGTTTTTCAACAACAAAGGTGGCGTTGGTACGACTTCCCTGGTGTACCACATATCCTGGATGATGTCCGAACTGGGATTGTGTGTCGTGGCGGTCGATCTGGATCCTCAGGGAACTCTTTCGACGGCCTTTCTCGATGAAAATGAATTGGAATCATTGTGGCCGGAGAACGGGAATGCGGCCACGATTTTCGAGGCCATCCGACCGATCAAGGAAGGTGATGGCGATGTCGCCGAGCCAAGACTTGTCCGAATCAATCGAGGCTTGTATTTGATTCCAGGAGATCTGGCGTTATCTTCGTTCGAGGATGATCTGTCCGAAACCTGGGCCAGGTGTCTTGGAGGTGATCAGCGCGCCTTCCGAATCACCTCCGCGTTTTGGCGTGTATTGCGGACCGGGGCGCGGCAGTGCGCCGCGGATGTGGTGTTGGTGGATCTTGGGCCCAATCTTGGGGCCATCAATCGTTCGGCGATGATTGCTTCCGATTACCTGGTCATTCCTCTGGCGCCGGATCTTTTTTCATTGCAGGGGGTGTGCAATCTGGGATCAGCCTTGCGTCAGTGGCGCGGGGATTGGAAGAAAAGGCTGGATGAGGTCAAAGAATCCACCCTGGACCTTCCAGGGGGAACTCCGCGGCCCGTCGGGTATATTGTCATGCAGCGTCTGGTTCGTCTGGATCGTCCTGTCACGTCTTATGATCAATGGATCAACCGGATTCCCGTGGATTACCGCAAGTTTATTTTGGGCGAATCCAATCCGGAAGGCGTAAACGTTGCCAACGATCCTCATTGCTTCATGTCACTGAAGCCCTACAACAGTCTCATGCCCATGGCCCAGGAGGTGCGCAAACCTGTTTTTCATTTGAAACAGGCGGATGGTGCCCTGGGTGCGTATATCCATGCGGTTCACGGCGCGTTCGCGGATTTTGAAAAACTTTCACGCGAGATCGCCAACAGGGTCGGAATATCCATTCCATGA
- a CDS encoding ATP-binding cassette domain-containing protein — translation MPEEVLIHGENVGKKFCLDLKRSLWYGVTDVGRELCGGNASAELRRDEFWAVRNVSFTIRRGDVVGLIGPNGSGKTTLLRLINGLVKPDRGRVVVRGRVGALIQLGAGFSPILSGRENIHINAAILGLSRREINNRMDEIIEFADIGEFIDTPVRNYSSGMRARLGFAVAIHMSPDILLVDEVLSVGDMVFRNKALDRMHRLAKSGVAVVFVSHNLSQVDRLCTSAMYLRKGHLEHVGPTMEVIGRYASANLEAHDKGIIHHPGSEAYIWIREAILFNGRGERDGIIRNGEPMTLRLVMEARQFLQQPHFSFMAEPYHGYITAALFSMPGPLDRRPSLPQGLHTLDLHVPHLPLMPGPYRLRLSVTGNDNNQLWGRVTNLISLVVSPRDDCLETGGDSSIWTLVATELAQVSSMNSQTY, via the coding sequence ATGCCGGAAGAAGTATTGATCCATGGAGAGAACGTCGGCAAAAAATTTTGTCTCGATCTTAAAAGGTCGCTGTGGTATGGCGTGACCGATGTCGGTCGGGAACTGTGTGGTGGAAACGCCTCGGCTGAATTGCGTCGGGATGAATTCTGGGCAGTTCGGAATGTCAGTTTCACCATCCGACGTGGGGATGTCGTCGGTCTGATCGGTCCAAATGGCTCGGGAAAAACAACTCTTTTGCGTTTAATCAACGGACTTGTCAAACCCGACCGTGGACGGGTGGTCGTTCGTGGACGGGTCGGAGCACTGATCCAGTTGGGTGCAGGATTCAGCCCCATTTTGAGTGGCCGGGAAAATATTCACATCAATGCGGCAATTCTGGGACTTTCCCGCCGTGAAATCAACAACCGCATGGATGAAATCATCGAATTCGCCGACATCGGCGAATTTATCGATACCCCGGTGCGCAACTACAGCTCTGGAATGCGCGCCCGGCTTGGATTTGCCGTCGCCATCCACATGTCACCCGATATTCTGCTTGTGGACGAGGTATTGTCCGTGGGCGACATGGTTTTCCGCAACAAGGCCCTGGATCGGATGCATCGGTTGGCGAAATCGGGTGTCGCGGTTGTGTTTGTTTCCCACAATCTTTCCCAGGTGGACCGTTTGTGTACCAGCGCCATGTACCTGAGAAAGGGACACCTGGAACATGTCGGTCCCACCATGGAAGTGATCGGACGCTATGCATCCGCCAATCTGGAAGCCCATGACAAGGGAATCATTCACCATCCCGGTTCCGAGGCGTACATCTGGATTCGCGAAGCAATCCTGTTCAACGGCAGAGGTGAACGCGATGGCATCATTCGCAACGGGGAACCGATGACCCTGCGACTGGTCATGGAAGCGCGCCAGTTTTTGCAACAGCCCCATTTTTCCTTCATGGCCGAGCCCTACCATGGGTACATCACCGCCGCATTGTTCAGCATGCCCGGTCCCCTGGATCGCCGCCCCTCCCTGCCCCAAGGGCTTCATACCCTCGACCTCCATGTGCCCCATCTTCCACTCATGCCCGGCCCCTATCGATTGCGACTCTCGGTGACGGGGAACGACAACAACCAACTTTGGGGACGGGTCACCAACCTGATTTCCCTGGTCGTCAGTCCCCGCGACGACTGTCTGGAAACCGGGGGCGACTCTTCCATCTGGACCCTGGTCGCAACGGAATTGGCCCAGGTATCGAGCATGAATTCCCAAACGTACTGA
- a CDS encoding MTH1187 family thiamine-binding protein, with protein MTPLDKGESVSTYVARSLDIIDTSGLPYRLGPMGTTLEGEWDEVMAVVKKCHDRMLEDCQRVSLVLKADIRKNARDRLTGKIASIEEKLGRAVRS; from the coding sequence ATGACACCATTGGACAAGGGTGAAAGCGTCAGTACTTATGTCGCCCGTTCCCTCGACATCATCGATACCTCGGGTCTTCCCTATCGATTGGGACCGATGGGGACGACTCTGGAGGGGGAATGGGATGAGGTGATGGCGGTTGTCAAAAAATGCCATGATCGCATGCTTGAAGATTGTCAGCGTGTCTCTCTGGTGCTGAAGGCCGATATTCGCAAGAATGCCCGGGATCGATTGACTGGAAAAATCGCAAGCATCGAAGAAAAACTGGGACGTGCGGTCCGGAGTTGA
- a CDS encoding substrate-binding domain-containing protein, which yields MNVSFRDIDVKIANHACRLWRERHGAIVRVANGWFLVLALGLMAVWIHATADAAVNSVNRIRIKGSNAMIGVVNDWTKVYQEGNPGVFFEVNGGGSGNGIAALINGHVDVAVTTRSLKNREIRLIEQRSGAPPKEFVIGNDALSIIVNKANPLNGITLNQLGRLFGRDDGFSGWNDLGVSVPGCSDNAIVRMSRKNNSGDYIYFRETMFHERNHFHPGLITIRENDRLLEKIANSPCGIGFTSMATVTVAVKTLCIARDEKKETECFPPTAHFTIRGLYPLARPLYFYILDKQIPLLQPFIEWVQGVGGQEILRKAGFISIPKAPSEAKKIDTPQKGSPDVSEPVKVLANGHQDKETGAAREAPERP from the coding sequence GTGAACGTTTCCTTTCGGGACATCGATGTAAAAATTGCCAACCACGCCTGTCGGTTGTGGCGGGAGCGCCATGGCGCGATCGTGCGTGTGGCAAACGGATGGTTCCTCGTCCTGGCGCTTGGGCTGATGGCCGTGTGGATCCACGCAACCGCCGATGCCGCTGTCAACAGCGTCAATCGGATTCGTATCAAGGGATCCAACGCCATGATCGGCGTGGTCAATGACTGGACCAAGGTCTATCAGGAAGGCAATCCGGGGGTGTTCTTCGAGGTGAATGGTGGCGGCTCCGGCAACGGCATCGCCGCCCTGATCAACGGCCATGTCGATGTCGCCGTCACCACCCGATCGCTGAAGAACAGGGAGATTCGTTTGATCGAGCAACGTTCCGGGGCGCCACCCAAGGAATTCGTGATTGGCAATGACGCCCTTTCCATCATCGTCAACAAGGCCAATCCCCTCAACGGTATCACCTTGAACCAGCTGGGCCGTCTCTTTGGCCGCGACGATGGCTTTTCAGGGTGGAATGATCTTGGGGTGTCGGTGCCGGGATGTTCGGACAATGCGATCGTGAGAATGTCGCGCAAGAACAATTCCGGTGACTATATTTATTTCCGGGAGACAATGTTTCATGAGCGCAATCATTTCCATCCCGGCCTGATCACGATCCGGGAGAACGACCGGTTGCTGGAAAAGATTGCCAACAGTCCTTGTGGTATTGGTTTCACCAGCATGGCAACCGTGACGGTCGCGGTCAAGACGCTCTGTATCGCCCGTGATGAAAAAAAAGAAACGGAATGTTTTCCTCCGACGGCCCATTTTACCATCAGGGGATTGTATCCGCTGGCGCGCCCGTTGTATTTCTACATTCTTGACAAGCAGATTCCCTTGCTGCAACCCTTCATCGAGTGGGTCCAGGGGGTTGGCGGGCAGGAAATCTTGCGCAAGGCAGGATTCATCTCCATTCCCAAAGCCCCTTCGGAGGCAAAAAAAATCGACACCCCTCAGAAGGGAAGTCCTGATGTTTCCGAGCCGGTCAAGGTCCTGGCCAACGGTCACCAAGACAAGGAAACCGGCGCCGCCAGGGAAGCGCCAGAACGACCTTGA
- a CDS encoding AAA family ATPase has product MIIRRLQAGNILKFTRLDLSFPHTGTILISGDNESGKSAIIETISLALFGRSANLDRDQIQKAIHWGHPSGWVSLDFVASDGRNLSVYRQFSRRDPPQARLNAEGVDKALENGLDAVNAAVVRAVGMEFHHFIETIYLSQRAPEGENPEGIVRMVAGVEDLAVVSSQFESEIKSGREEIGRIAAETTRTEEELAAIGLKPGLLEEKQQKFDELTDNRSNLEKDVSQRTQQINSLGSGYKGATSIFSATIQQGRQASYSLWNQNLKNLQNALVGLSASNLGEAAAIVAKLREKTQRTLESLNAFNSIVDKSIQDGKSRSHWLSGSDAQSLAGERNSLAEAVTVASGRSRTGLVLFLLFLFLAVVVGGTGFVLTFEPQDPRFALVGKIVSGLAGNLEPLHLQGAMGLGVLFLIISLLGLGKIIKNSALKSQYGQARSMLESRAQEEEKRVATISETSQLPLCQHIARLVSLGDQVPWSEHLQQWQQSQGRNLVDDAALGNLLNEWNSDFGRLKLVLEGMLQQLDNDQRQDNERIHSLTGVLTDLKQEIQNERQRKERSQALKERLQSLKEQKTRISHGIDVRSMGRQLIQVASKEIALGFSIELRRLIARTAPLFTLGRYQHLRIDENLDLFAFSTVKHDFVDLSETSRGLRRQLMLALRLALAQALTARSQAQSQMLILDEPFAHFDRDRFRESYQALNGLGGAIRQIFVANQSFDAEMAGNAALHLHCDMDKDVLESTVS; this is encoded by the coding sequence ATGATCATTCGTCGCCTTCAAGCCGGAAACATTCTTAAATTCACCCGCCTTGATCTTTCGTTTCCACATACGGGAACCATTCTGATCAGCGGCGACAACGAATCGGGAAAATCGGCCATCATCGAAACGATCAGTCTGGCCCTGTTCGGTCGCTCCGCCAACCTGGATCGGGACCAGATCCAGAAAGCCATTCATTGGGGGCATCCCAGCGGATGGGTCTCCCTGGATTTCGTAGCCTCGGATGGCCGCAATCTCTCGGTCTACCGCCAGTTCAGCCGCCGGGATCCCCCGCAGGCCCGCCTCAATGCCGAAGGGGTGGACAAAGCCCTGGAAAACGGACTGGATGCGGTCAATGCCGCCGTGGTACGGGCGGTGGGAATGGAGTTTCATCATTTCATCGAGACAATCTATCTTTCCCAGAGGGCCCCCGAAGGAGAAAACCCCGAGGGGATCGTCCGAATGGTCGCCGGGGTCGAGGATCTGGCCGTCGTTTCCTCCCAATTCGAATCGGAAATCAAATCGGGAAGGGAAGAGATCGGACGCATCGCCGCCGAAACGACACGGACGGAAGAGGAATTGGCCGCCATCGGCCTGAAGCCGGGATTGCTTGAGGAAAAACAACAAAAATTTGACGAACTGACCGACAACCGGAGCAACCTTGAAAAGGATGTCTCCCAACGAACCCAACAGATCAACAGTCTTGGTTCCGGATACAAGGGAGCGACCAGCATTTTTTCCGCCACCATCCAGCAGGGGCGCCAGGCATCGTATTCGCTCTGGAATCAAAACCTGAAAAATCTGCAAAACGCCCTGGTCGGCCTTTCAGCCTCGAATCTGGGGGAAGCGGCGGCCATCGTCGCCAAACTGCGTGAAAAAACGCAACGCACCCTGGAAAGCCTGAATGCCTTCAATTCGATCGTCGATAAAAGCATTCAGGATGGCAAAAGCCGTTCCCACTGGCTTTCCGGCAGCGACGCCCAGAGCCTCGCCGGAGAAAGAAACAGCCTTGCCGAGGCGGTGACGGTCGCTTCGGGTCGCAGTCGCACGGGACTGGTGTTGTTCTTGTTGTTTCTTTTCCTTGCCGTTGTGGTCGGTGGAACGGGCTTTGTCCTCACCTTCGAACCCCAGGATCCACGATTCGCGCTGGTCGGGAAGATCGTTTCCGGACTTGCCGGAAATCTGGAACCCCTTCATCTTCAGGGCGCCATGGGCCTGGGCGTCCTTTTTCTGATCATCTCCCTGTTGGGGCTTGGGAAGATCATCAAGAACAGCGCCCTGAAATCGCAGTATGGACAGGCCAGGAGCATGCTGGAATCGCGGGCCCAGGAAGAAGAAAAGCGGGTCGCCACCATTTCCGAGACATCTCAATTGCCGCTGTGTCAGCATATCGCCCGGCTTGTTTCACTGGGCGACCAGGTTCCCTGGTCGGAACACCTGCAACAATGGCAACAGTCGCAGGGACGCAACCTTGTCGATGATGCCGCCCTTGGAAACCTGCTCAATGAATGGAATTCCGATTTTGGTCGTCTGAAACTGGTCCTGGAGGGTATGCTGCAACAACTGGATAACGATCAACGCCAGGATAATGAACGGATTCATTCCCTGACCGGGGTTCTGACAGATCTGAAACAGGAAATCCAGAACGAACGGCAGCGCAAAGAACGGAGTCAGGCCCTGAAAGAACGGTTGCAGTCCCTCAAGGAACAAAAAACGCGGATTTCCCATGGCATCGATGTTCGGAGCATGGGACGTCAATTGATTCAGGTGGCGTCCAAAGAGATTGCCCTTGGTTTCAGTATCGAATTGCGGCGATTGATCGCCCGGACGGCGCCACTGTTCACCCTTGGCCGCTACCAGCATTTGCGCATCGATGAAAACCTGGATCTGTTCGCTTTTTCCACCGTCAAACACGATTTTGTCGATCTGTCGGAGACCTCACGAGGTCTGCGGCGACAGTTGATGCTTGCCCTGCGTCTGGCGTTGGCCCAGGCCCTGACTGCCCGGTCGCAGGCGCAGTCCCAGATGTTGATCCTGGACGAACCCTTTGCCCATTTTGATCGCGATCGTTTCAGGGAGTCGTATCAGGCACTGAATGGATTGGGTGGTGCCATCCGGCAAATTTTCGTCGCCAATCAATCCTTTGACGCAGAGATGGCCGGGAACGCCGCGCTCCATCTGCATTGCGACATGGACAAGGATGTCCTGGAATCAACCGTCTCCTGA
- a CDS encoding MFS transporter, which yields MNSYISLAGFYTFYFATLGVWMPYWPLFMSHIGHGPAAIGLVTALSMAIKLLGPPVWGRLADRGDFRRGIIVATSLGALVASGLFFFDPASLLVLAFGVALLHFFHVGSIALVETTAMETVTRHHWDYGRIRLWGSGGFIVLALGLGPLTDHLGLWLVPAALSLFLFLQTLIAVTLPDAEPCHHHPHAPPPRLFSPASVFWFNLMGLLMQLSHGAYYGFMSIHLENNGFSKTSIGFLWSLGVLAEIVILAGSNVILRRFGVSRVLIGSLILGVARWGIYALTLSWPFLILGQVLHAFTFGTFHIAAIRRVFETAHPRYRATAQSWFSSISYGAGLGTGLLVSGWLFDAIGAPALFTLMTAVALGGTFAALRHARWFERERPEPPDSFQQPDRDDNA from the coding sequence TTGAACTCCTACATCTCCCTGGCGGGATTCTATACCTTCTACTTCGCCACCCTGGGGGTCTGGATGCCCTACTGGCCGCTGTTCATGTCCCACATCGGACATGGACCGGCGGCCATCGGTCTCGTGACCGCCCTTTCGATGGCCATCAAACTGTTGGGCCCGCCCGTCTGGGGGCGATTGGCCGATCGTGGCGATTTCCGCCGTGGCATCATCGTCGCCACCTCCCTGGGAGCGCTCGTCGCCTCGGGATTGTTTTTTTTCGATCCGGCCTCTCTATTGGTGTTGGCCTTTGGGGTTGCCCTGCTCCATTTTTTCCATGTCGGCTCGATCGCCCTCGTCGAAACCACCGCCATGGAAACCGTCACCCGTCATCATTGGGATTACGGACGGATCCGCCTCTGGGGCTCGGGAGGATTCATCGTCCTGGCACTGGGCCTGGGCCCATTGACCGACCATCTGGGATTGTGGCTCGTTCCCGCAGCCCTTTCCCTCTTTCTTTTTCTGCAAACCCTGATCGCAGTCACGCTTCCCGATGCCGAGCCGTGTCATCATCATCCCCACGCGCCACCGCCGCGACTGTTTTCCCCGGCCAGCGTCTTCTGGTTCAATCTCATGGGCCTCCTGATGCAGCTGTCCCATGGCGCCTATTATGGTTTCATGTCGATTCATCTGGAGAACAACGGGTTTTCAAAGACGTCGATCGGCTTTCTCTGGTCCCTCGGGGTGTTGGCCGAAATCGTGATCCTGGCGGGATCCAACGTCATTCTAAGGCGTTTCGGTGTTTCCCGGGTCCTGATCGGTTCCCTGATCCTGGGGGTGGCGCGCTGGGGAATTTACGCACTGACCCTGTCCTGGCCGTTTCTCATTCTGGGCCAGGTCCTGCATGCCTTCACGTTCGGAACCTTTCACATCGCCGCCATCCGCCGGGTGTTCGAAACGGCGCATCCGCGGTATCGCGCCACGGCCCAAAGCTGGTTTTCCTCTATTTCCTATGGCGCCGGACTCGGTACGGGACTCCTGGTTTCGGGATGGCTCTTCGACGCCATCGGTGCCCCGGCCCTCTTCACCCTCATGACGGCAGTCGCCCTGGGAGGAACCTTCGCCGCCCTGCGGCATGCCCGGTGGTTCGAACGGGAACGGCCCGAACCTCCGGATTCTTTTCAGCAACCCGACCGTGACGACAATGCGTGA
- a CDS encoding DUF2782 domain-containing protein, protein MINRLRPEWNSSWRILSPVLFFLTSFSVALAEEPVILEKGHPIPHKGALATQFREDLSNEIAGPETVVRKYEDEQGNQVFEFIINGSVFQLQVIPANGRPYLLIDTNGDGLFDSKFHGHEPRLMVPQWVLFRF, encoded by the coding sequence ATGATCAACCGTCTTCGTCCGGAGTGGAATTCATCCTGGCGGATACTGTCGCCCGTCCTTTTTTTCCTGACCTCCTTTTCGGTCGCCCTGGCCGAAGAACCGGTCATCCTGGAAAAAGGTCATCCCATCCCCCACAAGGGGGCACTGGCGACGCAGTTTCGCGAGGATTTATCCAATGAAATCGCCGGCCCCGAGACGGTCGTGCGCAAATACGAGGATGAACAGGGCAATCAGGTTTTCGAATTCATCATCAACGGCTCGGTGTTTCAACTCCAGGTCATCCCCGCCAACGGTCGGCCGTACCTCCTGATCGATACCAACGGCGATGGTCTGTTCGATTCCAAATTCCATGGCCACGAGCCCCGCCTGATGGTCCCGCAATGGGTTCTGTTCCGTTTTTGA
- a CDS encoding chemotaxis protein, with protein MDVLDASVTEAVTALEKQIGAAEVQLLWHYAMAVNDFSYTGLERYEILVKKDQDALKPLAAKQPAIAKVIANGEALIQHDTETQRLETQFDQAAEGVDTRMEQVEKGHGSQKGSDQMMLEIRTTLIDEATLAIREMVFFGIVALIVGLMSAVVLSRNIVGPLNQCGGLFGRLADGDLSISCSMDRSDEIGRLFNSMAGMTTKLRGVIASVQQATNAVNEGAGDLTQVAQTISQGASSQAAAVEETSASMEQMSANIQQNTDNAKQTETIARQAAKDAEEGGAAVSQAVNAMKEIAGKISIIEEIARQTNLLALNAAIEAARAGEHGKGFAVVAAEVRKLAERSQLAAGEISQLSGASVQVAERAGNIINKLVPDIQKTSELVLEISASSGEQSQGANQISQAMQQLDQAIQQNAVAVSRMESSVTELLSNAQNLQGAVGMFNVGGTRNPAVPTRRTAAHRASSHQPAKIMNRTTTQALAAPADEEFETF; from the coding sequence ATGGACGTATTGGATGCTTCCGTCACCGAGGCGGTCACGGCACTTGAAAAACAAATAGGTGCCGCGGAGGTACAACTATTATGGCACTATGCGATGGCGGTAAACGATTTCAGCTATACCGGTCTCGAACGATATGAAATTCTTGTAAAAAAAGATCAGGATGCGTTGAAACCCTTGGCTGCGAAACAACCTGCCATTGCCAAAGTGATCGCCAATGGCGAAGCGTTGATCCAACATGATACCGAAACACAACGTTTGGAAACACAATTCGACCAGGCGGCAGAGGGGGTGGATACACGGATGGAACAGGTCGAAAAGGGCCATGGGAGCCAAAAGGGTTCCGATCAGATGATGCTCGAAATCAGGACAACCCTGATCGACGAAGCGACCCTGGCGATTCGGGAAATGGTCTTTTTCGGTATTGTTGCCTTGATTGTCGGGTTGATGTCCGCCGTGGTGCTGTCACGCAACATCGTGGGTCCGTTGAATCAGTGTGGCGGATTGTTTGGTCGTTTGGCGGATGGGGATTTGAGCATCAGTTGCAGCATGGACCGCAGCGATGAAATTGGCCGTTTGTTCAACTCCATGGCCGGAATGACCACCAAATTGAGGGGAGTGATTGCGTCGGTGCAGCAGGCCACCAATGCGGTGAACGAGGGGGCCGGTGACTTGACCCAGGTGGCACAGACGATTTCGCAGGGGGCCTCCAGTCAGGCCGCCGCGGTGGAAGAGACCTCCGCCTCCATGGAACAAATGTCGGCCAATATCCAACAAAACACCGACAACGCCAAGCAGACCGAAACGATTGCCCGGCAGGCGGCCAAGGATGCCGAGGAAGGGGGCGCTGCGGTATCACAGGCGGTCAACGCCATGAAGGAAATCGCCGGAAAGATTTCCATCATCGAGGAAATCGCCCGCCAGACCAATCTGCTGGCCTTGAATGCCGCCATCGAAGCGGCCCGGGCAGGGGAACATGGCAAGGGATTTGCCGTAGTCGCGGCGGAAGTACGCAAACTGGCGGAACGGAGCCAATTGGCGGCAGGTGAAATCAGTCAGCTTTCCGGGGCCAGTGTCCAGGTGGCGGAGCGGGCGGGAAACATCATCAACAAACTGGTTCCCGATATCCAGAAAACCTCGGAACTTGTTTTGGAAATTTCCGCCTCCAGCGGTGAACAATCCCAGGGGGCCAATCAGATCAGCCAAGCCATGCAACAGTTGGATCAAGCCATTCAACAAAATGCCGTTGCCGTTTCCCGGATGGAATCTTCGGTGACCGAACTGTTGTCCAACGCACAAAATTTACAGGGGGCGGTGGGCATGTTCAATGTAGGCGGTACCAGAAACCCGGCGGTACCGACACGTCGCACAGCAGCCCATCGTGCGTCATCTCACCAGCCCGCAAAAATTATGAACAGAACCACAACCCAGGCCCTTGCCGCTCCGGCAGATGAAGAATTTGAAACCTTTTGA